The stretch of DNA ctgggagcacgtcctgttcccagccttatttgcggtaatgttttggtgcaaatgctcttaaagttacatgtttgaccaggaaatagcaagctcaaaagaagacagcttttttatgtggaacaactgacagtttgtgtggatcttgtgaatgattgtgactgagctaggactcagtaattaaagtctacacacaacggcttcattgattgaaaaatgaaactttttcgtgcttgaagcttctacttgagttggtaatttggccgctatatgcagtcagatattgaccaagggagacaaaatgggtggtcgCTGGCCGTGTTGGCcaggtgactgctatatacagggtctataacatgttaatttgctgcgggggatttttcagtggctgctataggcatttggccgttctataaaggtggccgctaagacaggtttgactgcatatatatatatatatatatatatatatatatatatatatatatatatatatatatatatatatatatatatatatatatatatatatatatatatatatatatatatatatatatatatatatatatatatataaaaccagTCACAGTCACAtatgttaatgccaatgttttctgAGTGAGCATTAATTTGAGACACAGGCAATTATTTGACTGAAAGATTACAATCCCGGCCACTATAGGAAACTCAACAGTTATTTAAATATAGGCATAACTGGAGTGTTTACAGTATTTCTGTGTATTTGGTCTCTTACTTTTGGCAGACTTGGAACGCGTGCGGATGCCGTCCGCCGGGTTGTAGATCTCCTCTCCCTTCACCATGATGTCTTGGAGACGCTTGTCGTCGGTGTTGAGGCTGTGCTGCAGCAATTTACACAAAGCCACCGTGCTAAAGGGGAAATCAGCAACATGACGTAACCAttaaatatacagtgtatgtttcAACTAAATAATCAGTGGTGTACAATATGTCCTGACCTGACTTTACCCTCGTATTGTCCATAGAAGAGATGCTGCCTGCTCATCCACTCAGTCATTACAAACTCCAAAGCAGGCTTGCCTGTTGGGCCAGGCAGACTGCATAGGAAATCCAAAAGAGGCTCCAGCTGGGAGTGAACCAGGTGGGCAAACACCATAATGAGAGACTGCAGAGAAGGACAGAAAGACCAAggagattactatcactgtcccgctccactgaaagactgagcagatcattcctccctcAGGCCATGcgactttcaacacaacagtggaggagcgattaaaaaaaaacacacacacaaggcgaGACTTAtgaccttattatgtattattttgcacTTCACTTTGTAGTGATCCGTTccgcatttatttattcttagcTCTCCTATCTAACagtgattaagtttattatgacagttttgcagagctgctgcaaaaatgtgatttctcttggagatgaataaagtatctatctatcttgaAACTTGAAGTCAAGATCTATCTTAAACTTTCCCAATTCAGCCTGCAGATCACAGCACACACACCCGTGATCACTGCATACCTGCATGACACTCAGTGTCTCGGCTTGCTGCATTTTGCTCAGGATGGCCCGCAGGATCTGGTCTAGCTGCTCCCCAAGCTGAGTGCCAGCCCGGGAGATGAGAGTGGACACTAGTCTGCCCACGAAAATGGCTGTGAACTCTGAGGTTCTGGGGTCCAACAGCAGGTTAACCACCTGCATGACGTACCAGaggccgctgttgccctggtcATCCCGCCACTGGGCGATTTGCTCCAGGGCAACTGAGACGTATGCCCGCAAACACTCGCCGCCATTCTACAAGAGGAAAACGACAgactgtggagtttgcatgttgcctTTATCTGGGTGGGTTTTCTTCAAGTACTTCAGCTTCTTCCCAATGTTCAAAAACATGTTAGCTTAAGAAAGCAACTGTTTACCTGCATGACAGTATTGTCGTCTGTGTGTAAGGTGCACTGTGCAACTACAGGGAACGCTTGGCACACCAGCATCTCTGATAGAGGCGGTTTGGTGTTGCGTACAACCGTGGTCAAGGTGTCAATGGCTGTCTGTGGGCGCAGCAACAGAGATACAGAGGATGCGAGATTATATTCCTATTACACTATACAACCTGGCTCCTAAAATCATCGTAAAAGCAAATAATTGATCAGACTACCTTTCATATTATGTAGTCACAACAATTTAGACAAGAATAGATTTCACTCTTTGGCATCAAGCATCAGAGGGCGCAAGTAATTCAGGCCCAACATGTTTggcaaacaacaaacaagacTGCTATGTACCAGCACACTTTCTTGCCAACTTACAGCACAGAGTCCAGTTGGGATCTTGTCAGCAGGAGCCTGCATGATGCTGACCAGCGTGGGGATAAGACGCATCTGCATGGGGCCCTGGCATCCTTCGATCTGGGACAGTTCCTTAAAGATGCCCTGGGCCAGGGATGCCACCACAGGGTCTGAAAAgaagattacaacattttaattaaaaagaggacattttaaatattaaaaaagtgtAAGTAAACAAATGTCAGAGGAGCGCAAAGCAGATGAAGGAAAAGTAGGCGCACCGTTGCTGTACTTGAGGAACACTGCAATGGTCAGGGGGCAGATCTTGTTCTCGGCACTGGTGGTGAAGGCCGGGTCGAAGGTGCACACAATGCACAGCGTCTCCATGACAAGCGCTAGCACCTCGGAGGTGAACTGAGCCGCCAGCTGGACCAGCCCCTCCAGGACGCTGGGCAGGTAGGGCTGCAGGATGTGTGTGTTCTCAGACAGCTTCAGCTGGTCACAGTACCTTAAGACGGGAGTTTGAATAATAAATCAACCCCATTGCCTTCATTCTATCACTTCCAATAGTATAAATGATGCACAGCATTCTTACCCCCAGATGGCTCTGACAGCAGATACGCGCACGGATGGCGGTTGGCTGTCGTGGAGGCCGCTCACCGTGGCCTGCAGGAACTGCTGGATGAGCTCGGGGGACATGGCGGTAGTGAAACGACTGGCTGCCCAGAGAGCCCGACCCAGGAGGAACGGAGACACCGCTGGTCAACATGAAAACAGACACAGAGGTAAAGAACAAAAGTAcacgttttatttttgtttgtttggtttttgttgttttttgtttttttaacactcaCCTGCTAGGTTGAGATCAGCCAAGACGACGCCGGCCAGGAATCCGTGCATGTCAAACTGGATGCGACCGCTCTTCACATTCTCAGTGATGATGTTTTTGACAGAGCCGAGCGCCAACATGCAGGCCTCATGAATCTTCCACCTGAAATGAACACAAGGGCTTGAGTATGTACTGTACCTCAcagaagtgagtacacctctcacatttcagtaagcaatttattttaTCTCCTCAAAAGACAATATTACacaaagtaaacttggatatactttaaagTAGTCAGAGTACAGCTTGTGCAGCAGTAAAGATTTACTAtcaactgaaaatgagtcaacatatagcgattattgtctaaataagtGACAATGCAAGTGGGTGCCAAGATAAAGGTGGTGGCAGGGTCATGGTctggagctgtggttcattgagggaaaataTTAATTCCAACTTGTCCTGCAACACTGAAGCAGACCATGATCCCCTGCCTTGGGAAACTGGTTTTCCAATATGATAAGGAGTcccaacacacctccaagatggatGAAGTGCCtagctgaggaagctgaaggtgatggagtgaccAAGCACGtttcctccagacctgaaccctatCGAGCACCTATGCGGCATCCTCAAGCAGGAGGAGGAAAGCTGGAGGAGAACAAGGTAtcaaacatccaccagctccaccagtgatgtcatcatggaggactgGAAGAAGATTCCAGTAACAATGTGTGCAGCTCTGATCAATTCCATTCCCAacaggattaaggcagtgctcaTGTTTACTATGAGGTGTACTAACCCACTTGATATTTAGAATAATGGCTGTGCGTTGACTCATTTTTAgtggataaaaaaaaacgatacttctatacaagctgtacactgtgCAATAATCACCAGTGCTCATTGCCACTGTTCTTGGCCTGCTCTGCCTCCTGAAGGTGCCTTGTGGCCGCCGCTGCTAGTGCTGCTGCACTCTCGTTCTGGAACTCGGCAGCAACTGCCTGCAGACAGGGTCAACGTTTAGTCTCATTAAGCACACCCAAGATCTCCCTTAATACACTGAGTGAGAGCATGCAGGCTTAGTCTGACCAGCAGTAGATCCTGAGCAGAGATCCTGACAGTATAGGAGAGGGTGTCGTCGTCCTCGTCTTCCACAAACTGCTGAGGGTTAGACGACCACACTTTGATCTGTGGGAAGACATGTCAGTCAGTCAGACGCGTGACAACCTGAATCTGTAGTTGTGTCTCACCTGGTCCTCTGTCATTTGCATGTAGAGGATGATGTAGTAGATGAGCTCGGGTAATGCCTTCTTCACCGTGCTCTTGAACTTGTTCTTCTCCATCAGCGTGTGGACAAACTCAAAGATGCTGAAAACCAGATTCTCGAAACCCAGAACTTCACCTGCATCAGTTACAAAACATTCCATAAGAAGATGCATTTACACACTATCTGGACAATGTTGCAGATCGGGTTCTGACCATCTGAGTCGATCGGGTCATCCACTTCCTCTGTGTAGTTGACCTCTGTTCTTACATAAGTGGATATGGTGGTTAAGGGACATTTTAAATAAGTGACACTTTCATCATATTGTAGCCGTATAACTTTTCCAGGGACATATTGAAGCACTTTATCTAAACCTGCAATTTAATGGCAAATTAAAAGTAAGTATATGGTCAAATAAAACACAGTAAGTATATGGACCCTTTTCTAGATCTAGTGTTGCCATTTTTCTTTTCCTGTTCCACCCATTCAGTCAGCTATCTAGCAGTTACTGTGAAGGATATAATGCTGCACTTTCTGTTAGTGTGTTCCAAACGATGGGCAAAATCTGCTGCATGGAAGACACCATAGGTTTGGGGAAGTTCTGTACCAGTGCTGTTATTGCCTAAAAGGAGGAGAAAATATTATACCCACTTCATTTGAGCTAAGCAgtttattattacagtaaatCCCTGCCTATTTGTGGTTTGGTATTGGCTCCACCTTATATCCGCTGATTTCTGTTCTGTGTTAAATGGTAAATCATTTTTTATGGTAACAAATAGGAAGTGGTTGTTAGATGGCCATATTTGCATGGTaaaaagagtgctgcagctataAATCGTGCAGAGAGCGCTGTCTCACAAGTTAATTCACTCACCATTttacagcaggacaatgacaagacatgatgttctgtaactgcacattttgtaagttcaatactgtatgtcttcaatgactttttaatgtatAAAACCGAATTAAACatgtgtttaataactgtgagtGGCATATTATGGGGTTTGTGATGGGGAAACtacggcccacgggccacatccggcccgccagATGCTTTAAAAGTATTTACGTACTATAAATCTTTAAcctacaagctggcaacatgacttgcaagtagtacttttgatggtttaagtagcttttcacatacAGCGATCCAGAGTTTGTTTTACATTTCTGAGGAGGTTGTGAGGGGGTCTATTAGTGATAGCATTGCCACTCAAGCTTATGGCAGTGACATCACTGACAAGTAGACTACTTTGGCATGCTCCTGGTTGAGTTATACTATAAATAGAGcaataaagtgatttttttttttaatgaggcaTAGTAAAAACATAGAGGGTGAAAAGTGTTAAATGGCCCTTTACTAAAATTGTTTCAATGTATAATgcaatgcatatatatatatatatatatatatatatatatatatatatatatatatatatatatatatatatatatatatatatacacacacacatatatatatatacacgtatatatatacacacacacacatatatatatatatatatatacatacacacacagtatgtagTTGAATCAATGGTCATGCAGTTCTACATTCTTTCATTGTTGGTCGTATAGTAGAATCAAGGTTGAGTCATCGTTAGAATTGATTGGAAATTCAACATTATGTCAATGTTGATTATAGCGAGCACTTTCATTGTTGTTTCAATGTCAGACATCAATGTTGATTCCAATCTTCAGCCTGacaatatttcaatattgatTCAATCAATCACTTTTCTGCACTTTCTGTGTAGTGACATAACAAACAAGTgaaatgtgaaatgttattGGACTGAAAATCCCAAACTGTTCATCTGAATGTTACAACAATAACTTTGTAATAAGAATAAATGTTACAGGTTGATCAGCTTTGTCAAGTCTACAAGTAGTCATGTGTCTGTCGATGCTCTGAGTTGGCCTGTGCAAAAGATTTTGCTGGTATATCAAGGAGGTTGTTCGGCAGATATACATGACTTTTTGCTTTAGGACTTTTCACCGCCTAAATAAATTTGTGGTGATTTAGTGCAagacttgttttctttttttccgttTTATAAGAAGTCGGTTAATGTCTTGAATCCACAACAGTATTACTGCTAGTTTCCTAATAATTGTTAGGGATGCTATCTTCAAGACATTTTGCCTCAAAATGCCAATGTATGATCTTGTTTGTAAATGATCTTGTAAATCTAGAACAGTGTCACAACTGAAACTGAAAATGTGTTAAACATATCTAAATTGAATAGGGTGACAATGACGGtaggtaaaacaaaacaaaacaaaatgctaCTTCTGAGGGAAAAATACTATTTTTGAGAATCACAAGATTGTGAGACACAAAACTTCACAATATTAGTAAATATAGCTGAGAATGAGTTTTCCTGCCTAATTTTAGGCTCACTTTTATGTTTTGAAGCTTAAATATAACCTATTATTTCAAGAAATCCTACTAAGCCGATTTTGACTTGTTCCATTGGCAGATTTTTGGCATATTACAAGATCTTGCATTcagtttaaatttgtttttagaaGGATGATTTTTCCTGTGACgaatgaaggtaaaaaaaaaaaaaaagaaaaaagaagaagctaCTTTTGAGGGGGGGAATAAAAATACTACTTTTGAGCATCACAAGTCTGTTATGAGACTCAAAATCCCACAATACAGCCAAGAAAGATTTTTATTTGATAATTTCAAGAttacttttatgtttttaaggCTTAAATATAATGTGTGATTTCAAGAAATCTTACTAAACCAATTTCGGAATGCTCCATTGGCAATTTATTTTTGCTTATTACAAGCAAAAATATCTTGTAtgaaatttttttaaacttgtatttagAGGGGCAATTTTTCCAGTGCAAGCACATACAACAGATTGTATGACACAGCTActgtaaaataagacaaataattccaggcgGATTGTTAGAATTATAGGtctaaaatactgtattaaatatatgtAGTCCGGCCccccagccattttttttttttatccactgCGGACCATGAATCAAAAAGTATGCCTTCTATAAGGCTTTGTATAAGTGCATCCATTATTCGCGGTTTTTCGCCATTCATGGAGGGTCTTGGgacggggatctactgtatttattctttttgttttttttcttaccttGAGGACCTCCATCTTCAGGCCGCTGTCAGACGAGGGTCCATCAGGCATCTGCAGGGCCTGCACAAATGCTTCTGTAAACTGCTGCACGACAGGGAAAATCAAGGCTTTGGCTGCACCCtaaacacaaagtacaaaaacacaatttaaatgtACAATGTTCATAGGAATACTGTACCTGCACATTTTGTGACTGGTAGACCACTGAGGAGCCAAATGTTATTTTACAGTGTTGGactaattattgtttttttaatagcagGGTGGgtagaaattaaaaggaaatcCGGTTTAGGTACACACTTATTTAGacatgctccgatcgatcggccactgatcaatGCGGATGcagagctcatttttgtcccacgggggaAGTGTTATATCATGCACATGGGGTTCGTactaattttttcaaatgtcactgaacaattttgctctcttgttgtcattattctaattatgtcttgccttccaaacactatttgtgtgttgttgaatAAACATAAACAGCGTGTCCATCCTTATGATGGTGCTattatcacaggggtctcccgGCTCGCCAGGTGATTTTGAGTAAGTCACCAAAAAGTCGAAGAATATTTGTTCCAActcttagtgttttttttaattataactgttcaattcagactttatgcattttatttatacacacacatacaatgcCTTGGTGCCTTGGTGaatgtcattaatccgttccagaaggtccgactcaaacaaAACAGACtcttaaccaaagcaaattttcccatagaaaataatgtaaatccaattaatccgttccagacacccaaaaatgttaacacaaaacacattttatagacaataattattgttttacatgcagaaaatgatgcaaaaataattacaaatgacaaccaaatggacaactgaacatttaacatcacttttacctagttttgttgaccccccccccccccccccaaaaaaaactatcaattaacaaaattacctaaaataaacacattattctgctgcaaccacaatttgcaaaaatgtaaaaaatatatcaaatgaaATATCAATGTTCTataaccaataaacatgtacctttcCATTtaataaagacaataaaaaaaaaaaaaaaaagaaaacaaccacTGGTGTGAGTGACGTTGCCAAAATGCACCAGCAAGAATGCCTGGTGATGTGTGCTAACGAACATACTAcagtaagtttgaatgcttatgttttgttgttggaatcacaaatgagtgttatggatgtaaaatgagacaggcagaaacaccaAGTGTCACCCTCGATGTGAGTTGACAGACAGTTACGCGGGAACCGGAGTAGATGACGTTGCCACTCCCGTCACATTTCAAttcctctgaaatgacgacagTCTTCTCTTTAAGTTCTGAGGTCTTGCACTCTTGTCTCAATACGGTCCAtcacctttctcttttgtgcagtccatgtgtttgttatgttGTGTATCTCTCTACAACTCTAATATAAACAAAGGCTGTTGTCCTAAAATGGCACCcgtggcccacaatgcattgcacgaTCACATCCAAGTATAGCAAGATTTCATGTTTggcgtgtgatccaagatggcggtgtAAACAAATCGGACAGTATTTTGGACTCTAATCAAGCAggtgaacgcaagccaaggcaaaatagcaaaaatgttgGATGTTAACGGAAAAGCGCTCTAACTGGGGTAGACATTAGCCAAGGTACAAATGTAATGAcacatgaccacaaaatagcataaagacgatgtcCACACGGTGGAGTGGAgctctgcttggtaaataaagtagtgtacagttta from Dunckerocampus dactyliophorus isolate RoL2022-P2 chromosome 8, RoL_Ddac_1.1, whole genome shotgun sequence encodes:
- the ipo9 gene encoding importin-9 isoform X1 — translated: MSAVRSGSVAGPVQQGLKEALMETLTAILSPVQEVRAAAEEQIKVLEVTEEFGVHLAELTVDPQGALAIRQLASVILKQYVETHWCSHSEKFRPPETSDQAKAAIRALLPNGLRESISKVRSSVAYAVSAIAHWDWPEAWPQLFTLLMEMLVSGDVSAVHGAMRVLTEFTREVTDTQMPLVAPVILPEMYKIFTMAEVYSIRTRSRAVEIFTTCANLICAIEELEKGAAKALIFPVVQQFTEAFVQALQMPDGPSSDSGLKMEVLKAITALVQNFPKPMVSSMQQILPIVWNTLTESAAFYVRTEVNYTEEVDDPIDSDGEVLGFENLVFSIFEFVHTLMEKNKFKSTVKKALPELIYYIILYMQMTEDQIKVWSSNPQQFVEDEDDDTLSYTVRISAQDLLLAVAAEFQNESAAALAAAATRHLQEAEQAKNSGNEHWWKIHEACMLALGSVKNIITENVKSGRIQFDMHGFLAGVVLADLNLAAVSPFLLGRALWAASRFTTAMSPELIQQFLQATVSGLHDSQPPSVRVSAVRAIWGYCDQLKLSENTHILQPYLPSVLEGLVQLAAQFTSEVLALVMETLCIVCTFDPAFTTSAENKICPLTIAVFLKYSNDPVVASLAQGIFKELSQIEGCQGPMQMRLIPTLVSIMQAPADKIPTGLCATAIDTLTTVVRNTKPPLSEMLVCQAFPVVAQCTLHTDDNTVMQNGGECLRAYVSVALEQIAQWRDDQGNSGLWYVMQVVNLLLDPRTSEFTAIFVGRLVSTLISRAGTQLGEQLDQILRAILSKMQQAETLSVMQSLIMVFAHLVHSQLEPLLDFLCSLPGPTGKPALEFVMTEWMSRQHLFYGQYEGKVSTVALCKLLQHSLNTDDKRLQDIMVKGEEIYNPADGIRTRSKSAKNPERWTNIPLLVKIFKLIINELSTVVEANASRANPADWSQDSSSMCEEDEEEGEEDDDEDEGLAGQLLSDLIASNKYDDDYYDDEEDDPDALNDPLDQIDLQAYLTDFLTQFAQQPCYSMFSGHLNNNERQTLQSIGL
- the ipo9 gene encoding importin-9 isoform X2 gives rise to the protein MSAVRSGSVAGPVQQGLKEALMETLTAILSPVQEVRAAAEEQIKVLEVTEEFGVHLAELTVDPQGALAIRQLASVILKQYVETHWCSHSEKFRPPETSDQAKAAIRALLPNGLRESISKVRSSVAYAVSAIAHWDWPEAWPQLFTLLMEMLVSGDVSAVHGAMRVLTEFTREVTDTQMPLVAPVILPEMYKIFTMAEVYSIRTRSRAVEIFTTCANLICAIEELEKGAAKALIFPVVQQFTEAFVQALQMPDGPSSDSGLKMEVLKAITALVQNFPKPMVSSMQQILPIVWNTLTESAAFYVRTEVNYTEEVDDPIDSDGEVLGFENLVFSIFEFVHTLMEKNKFKSTVKKALPELIYYIILYMQMTEDQIKVWSSNPQQFVEDEDDDTLSYTVRISAQDLLLAVAAEFQNESAAALAAAATRHLQEAEQAKNSGNEHWWKIHEACMLALGSVKNIITENVKSGRIQFDMHGFLAGVVLADLNLAAVSPFLLGRALWAASRFTTAMSPELIQQFLQATVSGLHDSQPPSVRVSAVRAIWGYCDQLKLSENTHILQPYLPSVLEGLVQLAAQFTSEVLALVMETLCIVCTFDPAFTTSAENKICPLTIAVFLKYSNDPVVASLAQGIFKELSQIEGCQGPMQMRLIPTLVSIMQAPADKIPTGLCASLIMVFAHLVHSQLEPLLDFLCSLPGPTGKPALEFVMTEWMSRQHLFYGQYEGKVSTVALCKLLQHSLNTDDKRLQDIMVKGEEIYNPADGIRTRSKSAKNPERWTNIPLLVKIFKLIINELSTVVEANASRANPADWSQDSSSMCEEDEEEGEEDDDEDEGLAGQLLSDLIASNKYDDDYYDDEEDDPDALNDPLDQIDLQAYLTDFLTQFAQQPCYSMFSGHLNNNERQTLQSIGL